Proteins from one Sarcophilus harrisii chromosome 2, mSarHar1.11, whole genome shotgun sequence genomic window:
- the LOC100919356 gene encoding olfactory receptor 49-like, producing MMKMGNETNIKEFILEGFPAVQHLGKLFFVVFLLLYLVSIIGNTIIVMIMWLDHRLQIPMYLFLSGFSFLECCFTTSVIPKLLTIFLSGMQTISFAACLTQIFVFISLGVTGFFLIAVMSMDRYLAICNPLHYPSIMTMKVCFLLILFCCSMGILITTSVVVKVSQLSFCGSNIIKHFLCDLGPLTQLSCSDTSFIESLAFFLALFIILSSLTVTMICYINITITILRLPSAKERQKAFSTCSSHLIVLSLIYGSCIFIYIKPNQANKLDTNREAALMNTVVTPVLNPFIYTLRNKQFKLALRDVIYKVKLFR from the coding sequence ATGATGAAAATGGGAAATGAGACAAATATTAAAGAATTCATCTTAGAGGGATTTCCTGCTGTCCAGCACCTAGGAAaactcttttttgtggtattTCTACTATTATATCTTGTGTCTATCATAGGAAATACAATCATTGTCATGATCATGTGGTTGGACCATCGCCTCCAAATACCAATGTACCTTTTCCTGAGTGGATTCTCTTTTCTAGAATGCTGTTTTACAACAAGTGTTATTCCCAAATTGTTGACAATCTTTCTCTCGGGTATGCAAACTATTTCTTTTGCTGCCTGCCTCACTCAaatctttgtctttatttctcttgggGTAACGGGATTCTTTCTCATAGCTGTGATGTCGATGGATCGATACTTAGCAATTTGCAATCCTCTGCATTACCCCAGTATCATGACAATGAAGGTCTGTTTCCTTTTGATATTATTCTGTTGCAGTATGGGTATCCTCATAACAACTAGTGTAGTTGTAAAGGTGTCTCAGCTATCCTTCTGTGGCTCAAATATCATCAAACATTTCTTATGTGATCTTGGTCCTCTGACACAACTCTCATGCTCTGACACAAGTTTTATTGAATCATTGGCTTTTTTCCTTGCTCTGTTTatcattctttcctcccttactGTTACAATGATATGCTATATCAACATTACAATCACGATACTGCGTCTCCCTTCAGCCAAGGAACGCCAGAAAGCTTTTTCCACTTGTTCCTCTCACCTTATTGTCCTCTCTCTAATATATGGCAgctgcatttttatatatataaaacccaaTCAAGCCAATAAATTAGACACCAATCGAGAGGCAGCTCTCATGAACACTGTAGTTACCCCTGTGCTAAACCCTTTCATTTATACTTTACGAAATAAGCAATTCAAACTGGCTCTAAGGGATGTTATTTACAAAGTGAAATTGTTTAGATAG
- the LOC100918057 gene encoding olfactory receptor 13A1-like, which translates to MAMINETQTIQFILQGFSEHPELRIPLFICFLSLYMVALTGNVLIITAIIFNSHLHNPMYFFLFNLATMDVICTSSILPKVLQGLFLKENTISFGGCMAQLYFLTWSASSELLLFTVMAYDRYVAICHPLHYGSMMSKTLCSMLASGVWGLCAFNTAIHTGLMIRLSFCGPNIVTHFFCEVPPLLLLSCSPTYVNRIMIVLADAFYGILNFVLTLISYSLIISSILKIRTTEGKKRAFSTCSSHLIVVSMYYTAVFYAYISPVSSYNPEKSKLAGVLYTMLSPTLNPLIYTLRNKEVKQALRKILPFSKN; encoded by the coding sequence ATGGCTATGATTAATGAGACACAGACAATTCAGTTCATCCTTCAGGGATTCTCTGAACACCCTGAACTCCGGATCCCCTTATTCATTTGTTTCCTCTCCTTATATATGGTGGCCCTCACTGGCAATGTCCTGATCATCACAgccatcatattcaactcacacctccATAACCCCATGTACTTTTTCCTATTTAACTTGGCTACAATGGATGTCATCTGTACCTCCTCTATTCTTCCCAAAGTGCTTCAAGGGTTGTTCTTAAAGGAAAACACCATCTCCTTTGGGGGCTGCATGGCCCAGCTCTACTTTCTCACTTGGTCTGCATCGTCTGAATTACTTCTATTCACTGTCATGGCTTATGACCGCTATGTGGCCATCTGTCATCCCCTACATTATGGCAGCATGATGAGCAAGACACTCTGTAGTATGTTGGCATCTGGAGTGTGGGGCCTCTGTGCCTTCAATACTGCCATCCACACAGGTCTGATGATTCGGTTGTCTTTCTGTGGACCCAATATTGTTACTCATTTCTTTTGTGAAGTTCCCCCTCTCTTGCTGCTCTCTTGTAGTCCTACATATGTGAACAGGATCATGATAGTGCTGGCAGATGCCTTCTATGGAATATTGAACTTTGTGCTAACATTGATTTCCTACAGTTTGATCATCTCTAGCATTCTGAAAATAAGGacaacagaaggaaagaagagagcatTTTCCACCTGTTCTTCCCATCTTATAGTGGTATCCATGTATTATACTGCTGTGTTCTATGCCTACATAAGCCCAGTCTCAAGCTATAACCCAGAAAAGAGTAAACTGGCTGGTGTGCTATATACCATGTTGAGCCCCACCTTGAATCCTCTGATCTACACTCTGAGAAACAAGGAGGTCAAACAGGCCCTCAGAAAAATACTCCCTTTTTCCAAAAATTAA